One stretch of Thermoproteota archaeon DNA includes these proteins:
- a CDS encoding VWA domain-containing protein, translating to MEQLLNVGKNLLLGVFLSFVLIGFTFHQDVFAAACSDFTDEPSCSSSGYCAWENNMCVISLPSTGSLSVTKDANPNTIYLEGSGGQEITEITIDVSGFSIDKDLHTIFVMDSSTSVEATGWDLEKDFVVDVIQNGFPDESDLLGIITFSTNVYVEWDLNMSQDRSEIISHLQTLPFLTGFTSTRLALNEAIDMYQNAPFTTSEPPRLLFLITDGVPVSNNNNNPCLVQGGSAVQRDRAQATRDGLTDLNVKIIIIGVGNSWNPNILECLVDDPASDIIAVEDFNSLSTIISDINAKILATNTPSNINLIETTNSYIIDENNFSILPDSITTLGEGQTQMVWNNIAQHVGNGDEKLSVDETFSVSFDAKSTLAGVDLPVNDLTESTITFDDPDNAPMSADLPQALITVIDPFPTITVPSDITEEATSSDGANVGFVVTGDHAIDGPLTPTCDATSGDLFPIATTTVTCSVTDSSGNIAEDSFTITVEDTTPPTLDLPDDIELEAEGPNTRVFFDVSASDIVDGDVTPTCSATSGDTFPLGPTTVTCSATDDAGNTSDSFFDIVVVDTTAPELIIPDNISTSTGDQSGTIVIFDVSASDLVDGDITPICDVSSGSIFPIGTTTVTCSATDSSGNTSDSFFDVIVELSYKGQKEAQITSLEQLTLDADKKTHKDLEKAIKDIQKSLDEKFWASETTLDEKHGHKVFDEEKSAVKDLLKIQKDDPTTDVSGIISALVDVDRQLAQDAINAATSFAGDKKVDKELEKANDEMDKAQEELDDGKPDKAIDHFKKAWEHAQKAIKHATK from the coding sequence TTGGAACAATTGTTGAATGTTGGAAAAAATTTACTCCTAGGAGTTTTTCTTAGCTTTGTTTTAATTGGTTTTACATTCCATCAAGATGTATTTGCTGCAGCATGCTCTGATTTTACTGATGAACCAAGCTGTAGTTCATCAGGATACTGTGCATGGGAAAACAACATGTGTGTTATCTCACTTCCAAGTACTGGATCACTTTCAGTAACTAAAGACGCCAATCCAAACACCATTTATTTGGAAGGCTCTGGCGGACAAGAAATAACTGAGATCACAATTGATGTTTCCGGATTCTCTATTGATAAAGACTTGCATACTATCTTTGTAATGGATTCTTCTACAAGTGTAGAGGCAACTGGATGGGATTTGGAAAAAGACTTTGTGGTTGATGTTATTCAAAATGGATTTCCAGATGAAAGTGATTTACTGGGAATTATTACCTTTAGTACTAATGTTTATGTCGAATGGGATTTGAATATGTCCCAAGATAGATCTGAAATAATATCGCATCTTCAAACTCTGCCATTTCTAACTGGATTTACTTCTACAAGACTTGCTCTAAACGAAGCCATAGATATGTATCAAAATGCTCCTTTTACAACAAGTGAGCCTCCAAGATTATTATTTTTGATCACAGATGGCGTCCCAGTTTCAAATAACAACAATAATCCTTGCCTAGTGCAAGGAGGGAGTGCTGTTCAACGAGACCGTGCACAAGCAACTCGAGATGGTTTGACAGATTTAAACGTCAAAATAATAATCATAGGAGTTGGGAATAGTTGGAATCCAAATATTTTAGAATGTTTAGTAGATGATCCTGCATCTGACATAATCGCAGTTGAAGATTTTAACTCATTGAGTACAATCATAAGCGATATCAATGCAAAAATTCTTGCAACAAATACTCCTTCAAACATTAATCTAATTGAAACCACTAATAGTTACATCATCGATGAGAATAACTTTTCAATACTTCCAGATTCAATTACCACTTTGGGTGAAGGCCAAACCCAAATGGTATGGAACAATATTGCACAACATGTTGGCAATGGAGATGAGAAATTATCAGTCGATGAAACATTTTCCGTATCCTTTGATGCCAAGTCTACCTTAGCCGGTGTTGACTTGCCAGTAAATGACTTGACAGAATCCACAATAACCTTTGATGATCCTGATAATGCTCCGATGAGTGCAGATTTGCCACAAGCACTAATCACAGTAATTGATCCATTTCCAACCATAACAGTCCCCTCTGACATTACCGAAGAAGCAACTAGTTCTGATGGTGCAAATGTAGGTTTTGTAGTTACTGGTGATCATGCAATTGATGGCCCACTAACCCCAACATGTGATGCAACTTCTGGTGATTTGTTCCCAATTGCAACAACTACCGTTACTTGCTCCGTTACTGATTCTTCAGGAAACATTGCAGAAGATTCTTTTACAATCACAGTTGAAGATACGACTCCACCTACACTTGATCTTCCTGATGACATTGAACTAGAAGCAGAAGGACCAAACACTCGTGTCTTCTTTGATGTATCTGCAAGTGATATTGTAGATGGAGATGTGACTCCAACTTGTAGTGCAACTTCTGGTGATACATTCCCACTTGGACCAACAACTGTCACTTGCTCTGCAACCGATGATGCAGGAAATACGTCTGATTCATTCTTTGATATTGTCGTAGTAGATACCACTGCACCTGAACTAATCATTCCTGATAATATTTCCACCAGTACTGGTGACCAAAGCGGTACTATAGTAATCTTTGATGTATCTGCAAGTGACCTAGTTGATGGAGACATTACTCCCATCTGTGATGTTTCCTCAGGTTCAATATTCCCAATTGGAACCACCACTGTAACCTGTTCAGCAACTGATTCATCAGGAAACACTTCTGATTCATTCTTTGATGTAATTGTAGAATTATCATACAAAGGACAAAAAGAAGCTCAAATCACATCCTTGGAACAACTAACACTTGATGCAGACAAAAAAACTCACAAAGACCTTGAAAAAGCAATAAAAGATATTCAAAAGAGCCTAGATGAAAAGTTCTGGGCATCTGAAACCACCCTAGATGAAAAACACGGCCACAAAGTCTTTGATGAAGAAAAATCCGCAGTAAAAGACTTGTTAAAGATACAAAAAGATGACCCAACAACTGACGTATCTGGTATCATATCTGCACTAGTTGATGTTGACAGACAACTAGCACAGGATGCAATTAATGCAGCAACCTCATTTGCAGGTGACAAAAAGGTCGATAAAGAACTAGAAAAAGCAAACGACGAGATGGATAAAGCACAAGAAGAGTTAGATGATGGCAAACCTGACAAAGCAATTGATCATTTCAAGAAAGCATGGGAGCATGCACAAAAAGCAATCAAGCACGCAACAAAATAA
- the carA gene encoding carbamoyl-phosphate synthase (glutamine-hydrolyzing) small subunit: MSRVTISTKKSQHANKFGKLILDDGTVLEGMGFGYSTTTFGEIVFNTGMVGYTETLTDPSYSGQILTLTYPLVGNYGVPDPKTNDESGIPKYFESGKIQARGLVIHELSLTASHWTLSMTLDEWMYNEKIPGISGIDTRALTTKLRSQGVMMAALVVSDTPIDDAQVKEQLKNVTPYNSEKFMDAVSTKQEETYGNESDCVVVIDTGAKNAILRNVRDIGYKVVKLPWNASIDKILSYKPKGVVISNGPGDPISCPDTINTAKELIKQNIPTLGICLGAQIIGLAGNAQTYKLKYGHRGQNKPCINLENNQVYVTSQNHGYCIDPDSLSNSEFELWFKNADDQTVEGIKHKDKRCIAVQFHPEASPGPYDCKFVFEKLKHLMEEGTSAKK; encoded by the coding sequence TTGTCGAGGGTCACAATTTCCACTAAAAAATCACAACACGCCAACAAGTTTGGGAAGCTGATCCTAGATGATGGAACCGTTCTTGAAGGAATGGGCTTTGGTTATTCTACAACAACATTTGGCGAGATTGTATTCAATACAGGAATGGTCGGGTATACCGAAACGCTTACCGATCCCTCTTACAGCGGGCAAATTCTTACACTTACCTATCCTCTAGTTGGAAACTATGGTGTTCCTGACCCTAAAACAAATGACGAATCCGGCATTCCAAAGTACTTTGAATCAGGCAAAATTCAGGCCCGTGGACTCGTAATTCATGAATTATCTCTTACTGCCAGTCACTGGACATTATCAATGACATTAGATGAGTGGATGTACAATGAAAAGATTCCAGGAATTTCTGGAATTGATACTAGGGCACTGACTACAAAACTACGAAGCCAGGGGGTCATGATGGCAGCCCTTGTAGTATCTGATACGCCAATAGATGATGCTCAAGTAAAAGAGCAGCTAAAAAACGTCACACCCTACAATTCAGAGAAATTTATGGATGCAGTATCTACCAAACAAGAAGAAACCTATGGCAATGAATCTGACTGTGTTGTGGTAATAGACACTGGTGCAAAAAATGCAATACTGCGAAACGTGCGCGACATTGGATACAAGGTTGTAAAGTTACCATGGAATGCATCAATTGATAAAATTCTATCTTACAAACCAAAGGGTGTTGTAATTAGCAATGGACCTGGGGACCCCATCAGTTGTCCTGATACGATTAACACTGCAAAGGAATTGATAAAACAAAACATTCCAACTTTGGGAATCTGTCTTGGGGCTCAGATAATTGGACTTGCAGGAAACGCACAAACATACAAGCTAAAGTACGGACACCGAGGACAAAACAAACCCTGTATCAATTTAGAGAATAATCAAGTTTATGTTACTAGTCAGAATCACGGATACTGCATTGATCCTGATTCGTTAAGCAATTCCGAGTTTGAGTTGTGGTTTAAGAATGCCGATGATCAAACTGTTGAGGGAATTAAACACAAAGACAAAAGATGCATTGCAGTGCAATTTCATCCGGAAGCATCACCGGGACCTTATGATTGTAAGTTCGTTTTTGAAAAGCTGAAGCACCTAATGGAGGAGGGAACATCTGCCAAAAAATGA
- a CDS encoding AAA family ATPase, whose amino-acid sequence MSLAPQELENSASRYASDAIKFDSQGARGMAIANYQKAIDSLVKLMRLYPTSKLNPIYKDRTTSYHNRIKALQEAHGVEPAVDPKASPEEQKKSVANQQELNDFDDLVMKEKPDVSWNEVIGLDDAKNALRESIVYPTKRPDLFPLGWPRGLLLYGPPGCGKTILAAATASELDGYFINVDASALMSKWLGEAEKNVSKLFHMARSHAEKENKPVILFVDEIDSLLGARNGEVGGEIRTKNQFLTEMDGVNGKGKDIKMYVIGATNKPWSLDWPFLRRFQKRIYVTLPSLEARQNLFELYTAPLKKDLKVKSQELAKLFDGYSASDIKDVCQGAQLKAVHELFSSPDYHEPVEGEEATQPRDLSMADFRDIMSKRKPSVSMEMIRAYYKWSEEFKAL is encoded by the coding sequence ATGAGTCTAGCACCGCAAGAATTAGAAAATAGCGCAAGCAGATATGCGTCTGATGCAATAAAGTTTGATTCACAAGGTGCTCGTGGTATGGCCATTGCCAATTACCAAAAGGCAATCGATTCACTAGTAAAGCTCATGAGATTATACCCTACTAGCAAACTAAATCCAATTTACAAAGATAGAACCACATCATATCATAATAGAATTAAAGCACTGCAAGAGGCCCACGGTGTAGAGCCTGCAGTAGACCCCAAGGCATCTCCAGAAGAGCAGAAAAAATCTGTTGCAAATCAACAGGAACTAAATGATTTTGATGACCTTGTAATGAAGGAAAAGCCAGATGTAAGCTGGAATGAAGTTATCGGATTAGATGATGCAAAAAATGCATTAAGAGAATCTATCGTTTATCCAACAAAGAGGCCCGACCTGTTCCCACTTGGTTGGCCACGTGGACTGCTCCTGTATGGACCTCCTGGATGTGGAAAGACAATTCTTGCAGCAGCTACAGCTAGCGAGCTAGATGGTTATTTCATTAACGTTGATGCATCTGCACTGATGAGCAAGTGGTTAGGTGAGGCAGAAAAGAATGTTTCAAAATTATTCCACATGGCTAGAAGTCATGCAGAAAAAGAAAACAAACCTGTGATACTATTTGTTGATGAAATCGATTCACTACTTGGCGCAAGAAACGGAGAAGTAGGTGGCGAAATCAGAACTAAAAACCAATTCCTAACTGAGATGGATGGTGTCAATGGAAAAGGAAAAGACATCAAGATGTATGTTATTGGTGCAACAAACAAACCATGGAGTTTGGATTGGCCATTCCTTAGAAGATTCCAAAAAAGAATCTATGTTACATTACCATCACTTGAAGCAAGACAAAATCTATTTGAACTATACACTGCACCACTCAAAAAAGATTTGAAAGTAAAGTCTCAAGAGCTTGCAAAACTCTTTGATGGATACAGTGCAAGTGATATCAAAGATGTATGTCAAGGCGCTCAACTAAAAGCAGTTCATGAGTTGTTTAGCTCCCCTGATTATCATGAACCAGTAGAAGGTGAAGAAGCTACACAACCACGCGATCTATCAATGGCAGACTTTAGAGATATTATGTCAAAAAGAAAGCCAAGTGTTTCAATGGAAATGATTCGCGCATACTACAAGTGGAGCGAAGAATTCAAGGCATTATAA
- a CDS encoding TrmB family transcriptional regulator, whose amino-acid sequence MVDENALSVSLEEFGLSKYESRAYVSLLTKGSISASELSYYSEIPRTKVYPVLLKLEKKRLVILSKSKPIICTPIAPEDAFDDIVHEQINKVNAMNSLVSNLKQVNEASKKSRGSEEKRYFHVSANNVLNQLRTMIDGSKSSIQIMADQWGMGLLAECKDELLSVLRRGLEVKLIIPSTLIGSESFKIIPNEVKIRISEITQNCFIFDQTELLIIDSDNGKGATFSSTDILGANQTKLFAQVWKSGIKVNSMFDMTKAEAQEIYRIIKLVNEGALGHLLTTTISSKDSQTEILNMLESNGVNIKEKTLDDVLEIMDVALEVMCSGRVTFDTKNKNISIESKMNSGHSLPWVMILDEYLKSNGYKTRLVYQSQQQKGEKTHIKISS is encoded by the coding sequence ATGGTCGATGAGAATGCTCTATCAGTTAGCCTAGAGGAATTTGGGCTCAGCAAGTACGAATCAAGAGCATATGTCAGCTTACTTACAAAGGGAAGCATTTCTGCAAGTGAATTATCATACTATTCTGAAATTCCAAGAACCAAGGTATATCCCGTGTTATTAAAACTAGAGAAAAAAAGACTAGTCATTCTATCAAAGAGCAAACCAATTATCTGCACACCAATTGCACCAGAAGATGCATTTGATGATATTGTACATGAGCAGATTAACAAAGTAAATGCAATGAATAGTCTTGTATCAAATTTAAAACAAGTAAATGAGGCAAGCAAAAAATCCAGAGGTTCTGAAGAAAAGAGATACTTTCATGTCTCTGCCAATAATGTGCTGAATCAGTTACGAACCATGATTGATGGTTCTAAGAGCTCAATTCAGATAATGGCAGATCAATGGGGAATGGGGTTATTAGCCGAATGCAAAGACGAGTTGTTATCAGTATTACGAAGAGGTCTTGAGGTAAAACTAATCATTCCTTCAACATTGATTGGTTCTGAATCATTTAAGATAATTCCAAATGAAGTAAAGATTCGTATATCAGAAATAACACAAAACTGCTTTATCTTTGATCAAACAGAGCTGCTAATAATAGATAGTGATAATGGAAAGGGCGCAACCTTTTCATCAACAGACATACTTGGGGCAAATCAAACAAAGTTATTTGCCCAGGTATGGAAGAGTGGAATCAAAGTAAACAGTATGTTTGATATGACAAAGGCAGAGGCTCAGGAAATTTACAGGATTATTAAATTGGTAAATGAGGGAGCTTTAGGCCATCTACTCACCACGACAATATCATCAAAGGATTCTCAAACTGAAATTCTCAATATGCTTGAAAGTAACGGTGTTAACATTAAAGAAAAGACATTAGATGATGTTTTGGAAATCATGGATGTTGCACTAGAAGTAATGTGTTCAGGCAGAGTTACATTTGATACTAAAAATAAAAACATCTCAATAGAGTCAAAGATGAACAGCGGTCACTCTTTGCCATGGGTAATGATACTAGATGAATACCTAAAGAGTAATGGATACAAGACTCGCCTTGTATACCAAAGCCAGCAACAAAAAGGCGAAAAGACACACATTAAGATCAGCTCTTAA
- a CDS encoding RidA family protein, with translation MIDEKIESLGITLPDPPTPAGSYIPVVIAGNLAFVSGQIPMQNGKVLFTGKVSNDNIDEAKKSAKICAINILAQLKRELGNLDRVTRVVRLSGFVNSTPDFTAHPKVINEASDLIHEIFGEKGKHARIALGVAALPLDSMTEIDAIVEFS, from the coding sequence GTGATTGATGAAAAGATTGAATCATTAGGAATTACTTTACCGGATCCGCCAACTCCAGCTGGCTCTTACATTCCAGTAGTCATTGCAGGAAATCTAGCATTTGTATCAGGACAGATTCCAATGCAAAACGGAAAGGTCCTCTTTACCGGTAAAGTATCAAATGATAATATTGATGAGGCAAAAAAATCAGCAAAAATTTGCGCTATCAACATTTTGGCACAACTAAAACGAGAATTAGGTAATTTAGATAGAGTGACACGAGTCGTCAGATTATCTGGATTTGTAAATTCAACTCCAGATTTTACTGCACATCCTAAAGTCATCAATGAGGCATCTGATCTAATCCATGAAATTTTTGGAGAGAAAGGAAAGCATGCAAGAATTGCACTGGGGGTAGCGGCACTCCCACTTGATTCTATGACCGAAATTGATGCAATAGTAGAGTTTTCTTAA
- a CDS encoding MFS transporter, which translates to MFQSSKKWLFFIMPSSIAAEGLHIAMPLYVLFLGGNVADVGIVIGLHYAFSSLGSIFWGKIIDKYHVKRIILLVSFSVITACCIWLFFITELSAVFLISPIAGFFIIGKNPVTQLLVMESVPNNQWSKLFANISILTGFGSLIAFVVGSIWDSFFDLKPYFLFCALTSAGAVLFSILVGSKSFLERETLVHSVYGLKHVFNHNRYNFQLIFTKIPKKYDFRHLTSLFQRKMSHEIGILYFTNFLFYFGSNIYFTAFIPFLKEYSFTDSQVFIIYLIQTITLLAIFFVVPKLIAKVSEEKAAQIAYLPRILGIIIASALIPIASGFDSFIVAAVSSSLMVSAFSIFSTASSVILFKTIPRGFEGRFLGVNSFMVGLGIFLGAITSGFVANSINYPVAFTIASVGIFFSLLTFRSYLKHRLSHKVV; encoded by the coding sequence ATGTTTCAAAGTAGCAAAAAGTGGTTATTTTTCATCATGCCTTCCAGCATTGCAGCAGAAGGACTGCACATTGCAATGCCATTGTATGTTTTGTTTCTTGGAGGAAATGTAGCTGATGTTGGAATTGTAATTGGATTACATTATGCATTTTCATCGCTTGGCTCAATTTTTTGGGGAAAGATAATTGACAAGTATCACGTAAAGAGGATAATTCTACTCGTCAGTTTTTCTGTAATAACTGCATGTTGTATTTGGTTATTCTTCATTACAGAGTTGAGTGCAGTTTTTCTAATATCTCCAATTGCTGGATTTTTTATTATTGGAAAAAACCCTGTAACGCAACTTCTTGTAATGGAATCTGTTCCAAATAACCAGTGGAGTAAATTATTTGCAAACATCTCGATTCTTACTGGATTTGGCAGTCTCATTGCCTTTGTTGTAGGCTCTATATGGGATTCATTTTTTGATTTGAAGCCATACTTTCTATTTTGTGCATTAACTAGTGCAGGTGCGGTACTGTTTAGTATTCTTGTTGGAAGCAAGAGCTTTCTTGAAAGGGAGACTTTGGTTCATTCTGTTTATGGTCTAAAGCACGTCTTTAATCACAATCGTTATAATTTTCAGTTAATATTTACCAAGATTCCAAAAAAATACGATTTTAGGCATCTTACTTCACTCTTTCAAAGAAAAATGTCCCATGAGATCGGAATTCTATATTTTACAAATTTTCTTTTCTATTTTGGTAGCAACATCTACTTTACAGCATTTATTCCGTTTTTAAAAGAGTACAGCTTTACTGATTCCCAAGTCTTTATCATATATCTGATTCAGACAATTACTTTACTTGCAATATTTTTTGTAGTTCCAAAATTAATTGCAAAAGTTTCAGAAGAAAAAGCTGCCCAAATTGCATACTTGCCAAGAATTCTTGGAATAATTATTGCATCTGCACTAATTCCAATAGCAAGTGGATTTGATTCATTTATTGTGGCTGCTGTTTCATCTAGTTTAATGGTGTCTGCATTTTCAATATTTAGTACTGCAAGCTCTGTGATTCTCTTCAAAACCATTCCGCGAGGTTTTGAAGGAAGATTCTTGGGTGTGAACAGCTTTATGGTGGGGTTGGGAATCTTTTTGGGTGCAATTACATCTGGCTTTGTTGCAAACTCAATAAATTATCCTGTAGCATTTACTATTGCCTCAGTAGGAATCTTTTTCTCTTTACTAACATTTAGGTCATACCTGAAACATCGTCTCTCTCACAAAGTAGTCTAG
- a CDS encoding single-stranded DNA exonuclease RecJ, giving the protein MAAKKAKTTKTTKKKSTKTKIICLSHKEDCDGISSAALIRQAFGGDSILVDYPGQMEALESLVADEKLKALYICDLGLSKKNQDQFVEMMGTLRKRGVSITYIDHHDIDPKIVKQLEKLKVKMIHDINECTTVQVYNKFKSKLTDHAAFVAACAAITDYMEDRPIGSKLLQIYDRQFALISATVMTYNIVGHQKDPDYLLYLTEELAEGKYPHEIPNTYEFAQIQVGKLAEMIAKVKKGMKTMKNLGFMEITDAGASGAVNFVLGLSGKDVGVAFKERVDHGIYAVSVRGSKSCKVHLGKIVNDLATELGGSGGGHDKACGAVIPKPKIKAFLKEFNKKLN; this is encoded by the coding sequence ATGGCAGCAAAAAAGGCAAAAACCACAAAGACAACAAAGAAAAAATCAACAAAAACAAAAATCATTTGTCTCTCTCACAAAGAAGACTGTGATGGAATAAGCTCTGCTGCATTAATTCGCCAAGCCTTTGGAGGAGATTCTATCTTGGTTGATTACCCAGGACAGATGGAAGCACTCGAGTCCTTGGTAGCTGATGAGAAACTAAAGGCATTATACATCTGTGATTTGGGTCTGAGCAAAAAGAATCAGGACCAATTTGTTGAGATGATGGGAACTCTAAGAAAGAGAGGCGTATCAATTACATACATTGACCATCATGATATTGACCCAAAGATTGTCAAGCAACTAGAAAAACTCAAAGTAAAGATGATTCATGATATCAATGAATGCACTACAGTTCAGGTTTACAATAAATTCAAATCAAAACTAACTGATCATGCAGCCTTTGTTGCTGCATGTGCTGCAATTACTGATTATATGGAAGACAGACCAATAGGATCAAAACTATTGCAAATCTATGATAGACAATTTGCATTGATTAGTGCCACTGTTATGACTTACAACATTGTGGGCCACCAAAAGGACCCTGATTATCTTCTATACCTTACAGAGGAACTTGCAGAAGGCAAGTATCCTCATGAAATCCCAAACACTTACGAATTTGCACAAATTCAGGTTGGCAAACTTGCAGAAATGATTGCCAAAGTCAAAAAGGGTATGAAGACTATGAAGAATCTTGGCTTCATGGAGATTACAGATGCAGGTGCAAGTGGAGCAGTTAATTTCGTACTTGGATTATCCGGAAAAGATGTTGGTGTTGCATTCAAAGAAAGAGTTGACCATGGAATCTATGCAGTATCTGTTCGTGGCTCTAAATCTTGTAAGGTGCATCTTGGCAAGATAGTCAATGACTTGGCTACAGAACTTGGTGGCTCTGGCGGTGGACATGATAAGGCATGTGGTGCTGTAATTCCAAAACCCAAGATCAAAGCATTCCTCAAAGAGTTCAACAAAAAATTAAACTGA